Genomic segment of Arachis stenosperma cultivar V10309 chromosome 4, arast.V10309.gnm1.PFL2, whole genome shotgun sequence:
ATAGAACTGAAAACTTCACAAAATCAACAATCACGTCAACGTCGACCCACTTGAACAGAATATAGTTGTAGGAATCGTAACCTCTTCTTCAATTCTTTATTCCAATAATTTATccatttaattaattttatccattttcaatttttcttacTTCTCTTTCCAAGTCTGAATGTGTTTCTCTGTATGTAACAATTATTTGGatgaatttttataattttctgaACTAGATAATGACTATGCCAAATGTTGATTTTCGACATCATGTATGAAAGgaggaaaaaaataattaggggtgataaataattttttatagatCTTATCGTTTTATTTTGGGTATATTCTTTATGTGAGTACTTTATATCAAGTTTGATCTCATTATTCAATTTTTAGTGCTTCTCCTCTCGCCATTAGGTGCACTCTTCTATATTATTACTGTTGCCATCATTCTCATTCCTTGAATATCGTGATTGTTTGTAACGCTTCCATCTTTTCCTCGCTTTCATTTACTACAATTGcaaattttataacattttACTGCTGATATTAATTTCACGCATAACTTTCAGTTTCATTTTCCTTTCTCTTCAGTTTACTTACCAGACTGTATTcattcttatatatttttaatctgTCTTTCACATACAAAATTTCTttcatcaatttaatttaaaaaaatgattatttttttatctgatatttattttttattttttttacatgtaTATACCTATTAATAATGAACTGAAGAACTctcataaattattttgttaactcattattatatatttttaatttgtcttTCACATACAAAGTGATGGACAAAAATGAGAGCTACTATAATGGTATTATGGTAATTGACTGTGGTTGTGGTtaatagaataagaaaattacttccaacaaaatatttttttaatcttatattaaacatctttaattatttttaattttattattattttaaaattattaatttttattttgattatatcatCTCATCATATTATACACTATCATTTTTTCTTATCATTCTTTTTACATGGATAACAATTATCTCACAGTCACTATtatgttttcttattttatttttttcttattttcttattctattaACCACAACCACAGTCAATTACCATAATACCATTATAGCAGCTCTCATTTTTGTCCATCACTTTGTATGTGAaagacaaattaaaaatatataataatgagttaacaaaataatttatgagAGTTCTTCAGTTCATTATTAATAGGTATAtacatgtaaaaaaaataaaaaataaatatcagataaaaaaataatcatttttttaaattaaattgatgaaAGAAATTTTGTATGTGAAAGAcagattaaaaatatataagaatgAATACAGTCTGGTAAGTAAACTGAAGAGAAAGGAAAATGAAAGTGAAAGTTATGCGTGAAATTAATATCAGCACTaaaatgttataaaatttgCAATTGTAGTAAATGAAAGCGAGGAAAAGATGGAAGCGTTACAAACAATCACGATATTCAAGGAATGAGAATGATGGCAACAGTAATAATATAGAAGAGTGCACCTAATCACGAGAGGAGAAGCACTAAAAATTGAATAATGAGATCAAACTTGATATAAAGTACTCACATAAAGAATATACCCAAAATAAAACGATAAGatctataaaaaattatttatcacccctaattatttttttcctcCTTTCATACATGATGTCGAAAATCAACATTTGGCATAGTCATTATCTAGTtcagaaaattataaaaattcatCCAAATAATTGTTACATACAGAGAAACACATTCAGACTTGGaaagagaaataagaaaaattgaaaatggataaaattaattaaatggATAAATTATTGGAATAAAGAATTGAAGAAGAGGTTACGATTCCTACAACTATATTCTGTTCAAGTGGGTCGACGTTGACGTGATTGTTGATTTTGTGAAGTTTTCAGTTCTATTTGTCAAAAAGATAGCAAAATACAGAGAATCAAAAAGGTTTGCGAAACCAAAAttgaaagtaaaaaaatatttaattctGTTGGGGTTTCAGTTTTTAAATTGAATACGTAGTGGGAGCAGTTTTTTATTGGAAGTAAATCAGTTTTAAAATATATCGTGGGTTGAAAATGAATCAGTTTAATACTCTGTCGTGAGATAAATTcttttatacaaaaataaaaaattgaggACGTGACAACAGTTTGTTATATTAAACTCAATgtgtaacaaaaataaaaaagaaataggGATAAAATAGGGAGAAAGAATTGGATACCAAACTTTTCTATCCCATTATATACTGgtatagataaaaaaatagttattatgacaaaaataaaaaaaatagtaaatagaaaataatagaaaaaatagttATTATAATAGAAATCAAAGTTGTCAATCATGCAATGGGATTATTTTAATtcgaaaagaataaaagaaaattcaaatctaaatttatttgatattaaataaaataaattacataaaatattattacttaccatataaattaaataaaaaattactaatatttttaaataaatattttatacaacAACTGTCAAACAGGACTCAttggataaaaaaaattgaacatcAAACTCCCATATTTTCTTTGTATATTGTTATTTTGTTATAGTATAAATAATAGTTTTGAAATTATCTAAATATTATCAAAGCTAAAAAATTTAAgagataaaattaatatttcttctaatgattatttttaaaattataaatacacaataaaaaattagagtACATTAAAATAGtaccataataaaaaataattcaaaagataaaattaataaactaatgGAATATATATACACAACTAACCAATGTTATTTGGACCAATTATAATACTTGAATATCTAAAAACAGATTTATaacatataaataatattttttgaatttcgtaaatattttaatataaataatttaatattatctggacaaaaaaaattaaaaaataagattaatattttttttaagaatgatttttatcaaaattataaatacacaataaaaatttAGAGTACATTAAAATAGtaccataataaaaaaaattcaaatattaaattaatagtGTAAATTTTTTAAGTGAACAATTAACAACCATAATACACTGTCAAGAGGTGACAGGTACGTCAAGTGGCCAAGTGGAATAATGGAAGTTTTTCAGAGATAACTGACATTAAGCGGAGAAGTTGATTAGAAAGGGTAATACTGGGAAAAAAAATTGGACACCAAACCTATGTATTGCCATTATATATCGTTATAGATAGATAATATTTTGtgaatcaaaactcaaaagcctcttattaatttttatagtattaattaatttatagaaattaaatatttatgaaaACATTTGCCcttctttatttttcatataGCAAAGTAAGCACATGGGGTAAATATAACGTTTCACGCCATAGACACATGCCAATGATGCCACCATCAATGCAATTGGAATGtgaagatatatatatatatatatatatatatatatatatatatataagagaatGAAGGAATATATTCTGCCGGATTCTCAGCAAACAAATAATATTAGAGAAccgaaaaatttgaaaaaaaaattacaaaatttgatTTGTTTCCTTTCTGGTTCTGTATCTTGTTCTTATTCTTGTTCATGCTGTTGCTCCTATAAAGGTAAGGTACCTACTTCTTCACCCTATGATCAAGTAATAAATCTTTGAAACTAATTAATCAACTTTTTCAATTTGGTGCTAATTAACAGCTGCATAAAGAGAATTCATATAGAGCTCTTGTTCTGAATGCAAAAAAATGGTGTCACCAACTCGTGTATGCTactctttaattcctttataTACAACAATTTTGTATTTACCTATTTTCTTCTATGTTATGGATTAGTTGTTTATTTATCTGATTCGCTTTAATTTGTATACCATGTTATTATGTTGCAGCAAGAAATTTTAGATGCTGAATCAAGGAGTAGTAGAAAATCAAGGCCTTGTTTGATTTTCCCTGTGGCTTCTTTTCTCTGTGTTTTTTTGCTTGTTGCAACTTCATTCTTTGCAAAAGGATACAAACAggtgtgtgcgtgcgcacgcgtGGGTGTGCATATGTTTGTGGATAAAGTAATTAATTATTGGAGTTGACTTTTATTGATTTATGCAGAAAATATCAAGTTTTAGAACAGATTACCAGAATTTGGGAGTTGATAAATGCAAGGTTCAATCTGTTACATTACACAATGGTTTAGATTAtgattcttttttgttttaatcaTCCATGTTTTTCAGATGTTTATATTTGTTTTACCTTGTTTAGTAGAATCAATGCAGGCCTAGAGGAAGTGAGGCATTGCCCAAAGGAATAATCTCCAGCAGTTCTAATTTGGAAATGAGACCTCTCTGGGGTCATGCTCTTgttcaaaagaaaaatgttaatATAGATGTAAGTTTTTCTCAACCATAACCCTTTCAAAGTTTGACTTGGAGCTTTTGATCGCAAGTTGTGTTTATTTATAAGTACCGAACATTcagataaagaaaaagaaatataaaattatatttggtAAATAAGATATGGACATAAACACTATGTCCTAAGACGCCGAATCAATAGATTGTTTTTCCCTTGACAAAAGGACAGAGaattaataaaagatattttttattttaattatttatttattttttatttttcataaatttaaaagaaaatgaagataaattaaagttttcataatttattctatcttatatttagtttatttttaaataaatacaaaaatactcatatttatatttatgtctTTTATGTCATATTTTCATTGTCATCTTATTCTGTTTTCAAGATCATTGGCAGTCAAAGTTACATTATTGACTTGTACACAATAATTATTttacagaaaaagaaaaatgcttcaAGAAATTTGTTTGCATTGGCAGTAGGGATAAGGCAGAAAGATGTTGTGAACAAAATGGTCACAAAGGTACCTCAGTGAGATcttgtattttaatttgatcTGTCTATGATTATTCTAAACCATAAATTATTTCAGTTCCTAGGAAGTGGTTTTGTTGTGATGCTGTTCCACTATGATGGTGTTGTTGATGAATGGAAGGAATTTGAATGGAGTGATCAAGTTATTCATATCTCTGCGGCTAATCAAAGTAAATGGTATCTATATATTTAATTTCATCTCTTAATTTCCATGcattaattaatttaacataaaaatttatagttatttttatgtgaagttgatcattaaaaattattaaataatttatcatgtttaattaaattattattatgtaatttttaattattaacttaatataaaaataactgtatatatatatttattttaatatatatcttaatttaaatattttcaaGAATTTATGTTATATTCTCAATTAATAGGTGGTTTGCGAAACGGTTCTTGCACCCTGACATAGTTTCAGAATAtgcttatatttttctttgggATGAGGATCTTGGTGTTGAAAATTTTCATCCAGATAAGTATggttttttcgtattaaaaatattctattacATTTTaccaataataatatatatgacaTGTTATGTGACATTgactaaaaatataatatattaggtTATATTATTGGTCAATATCACATGACACGTTACAAGCgacatattaataaaataacataagaATATTAATGAATTTTTTAGTAATACTTTTTGTGATTAAATGATATTAGGTATGTTTCTATCATAAAGAGTGAAGGGTTAGAGATATCACAACCAGCACTTGATCCTCACAAATCAATACTCCATCATCAAATTACCGTACGTTTGACTACCTCACAAGTCCACAGGTTCCACTATAtataattatgattattatcaAACTAATTAATCTTAATTAGAGTAGTGATTATATATCTATGCTTATTGTCATGGTTGTGGAAGCAGAAGGACATACAAAGCTGGTTATTGTGATGAAAGAAGCACTGCTCCACCTTGCACTGGGTAAAACTTTCTCTATggtcaaaatttatatatatcttttttttttcccacGGTATCCTCCAATCCAACAAATTAAGAACTAAACCATCGCGGTACTGAGCTTCAATTAAGGGTTTGTCGCTggccaatgggttgctgcatgcacaagacGGAATTCGAACCCCTGACACTTGATTAAGCGAACTAGTAAACTAATCACTAGACCAACCCaacttaattaatttatatatatcttTCAACTAAATAATCAAACCTGTAATAGATAaacaattaaatttattttaaataacataataaatatttttttataagattctaaatacatatttttatataaagtgATTAATTTTATATGTACACGTAATATGATcgaaatatttataaaatggagaaaagaaaaaaattttagttaaaaactaaattaattagttatcaTCTTGTAATGTTTGTTTTTAGATGGGTGGAAATTATGGCTCCTGTTTTTTCAAGGGAAGCATGGCGTTGTGTTTGGTATATGGTCCAGGTAAATAAGTGCATCATGCACCATCATTTTTCTGTCTTGTGTTATTgcaactagcttaattagttgtGTGCTAAACATTATTAATCTAAGTCAAATATGGTTttactttgttttttttttatagaatgaCTTGGTCCATGCTTGGGGTCTAGATAAACAACTTGGCTATTGTGCTCAGGTAAATATAagttaaatttgttttttttacatatttttataattataaaataatggAGGAGGTTAATTAAGCTATTATGAATGGTTTTATTACAGTTATTAGTGGAAATTATGCTCATATGTGTTGTAGAA
This window contains:
- the LOC130976177 gene encoding uncharacterized protein LOC130976177 isoform X1 codes for the protein MVSPTRQEILDAESRSSRKSRPCLIFPVASFLCVFLLVATSFFAKGYKQKISSFRTDYQNLGVDKCKNQCRPRGSEALPKGIISSSSNLEMRPLWGHALVQKKNVNIDKKKNASRNLFALAVGIRQKDVVNKMVTKFLGSGFVVMLFHYDGVVDEWKEFEWSDQVIHISAANQSKWWFAKRFLHPDIVSEYAYIFLWDEDLGVENFHPDKYVSIIKSEGLEISQPALDPHKSILHHQITVRLTTSQVHRRTYKAGYCDERSTAPPCTGWVEIMAPVFSREAWRCVWYMVQNDLVHAWGLDKQLGYCAQGDRTQNVGVVDAEYIVHYGLPTLGGINKSEALSQAKDHRIDVRRLSFQEFEIFVKRWKKAVDEDSCWVDPFQ
- the LOC130976177 gene encoding uncharacterized protein LOC130976177 isoform X3, producing MRPLWGHALVQKKNVNIDKKKNASRNLFALAVGIRQKDVVNKMVTKFLGSGFVVMLFHYDGVVDEWKEFEWSDQVIHISAANQSKWWFAKRFLHPDIVSEYAYIFLWDEDLGVENFHPDKYVSIIKSEGLEISQPALDPHKSILHHQITVRLTTSQVHRRTYKAGYCDERSTAPPCTGWVEIMAPVFSREAWRCVWYMVQNDLVHAWGLDKQLGYCAQGDRTQNVGVVDAEYIVHYGLPTLGGINKSEALSQAKDHRIDVRRLSFQEFEIFVKRWKKAVDEDSCWVDPFQ
- the LOC130976177 gene encoding uncharacterized protein LOC130976177 isoform X2 — translated: MNQCRPRGSEALPKGIISSSSNLEMRPLWGHALVQKKNVNIDKKKNASRNLFALAVGIRQKDVVNKMVTKFLGSGFVVMLFHYDGVVDEWKEFEWSDQVIHISAANQSKWWFAKRFLHPDIVSEYAYIFLWDEDLGVENFHPDKYVSIIKSEGLEISQPALDPHKSILHHQITVRLTTSQVHRRTYKAGYCDERSTAPPCTGWVEIMAPVFSREAWRCVWYMVQNDLVHAWGLDKQLGYCAQGDRTQNVGVVDAEYIVHYGLPTLGGINKSEALSQAKDHRIDVRRLSFQEFEIFVKRWKKAVDEDSCWVDPFQ